The following proteins are encoded in a genomic region of Scatophagus argus isolate fScaArg1 unplaced genomic scaffold, fScaArg1.pri scaffold_53_ctg1, whole genome shotgun sequence:
- the LOC124055988 gene encoding coxsackievirus and adenovirus receptor homolog, whose translation MALVLLIGLVSVLFTSTCGLNLTSPSSEYQAALGHDISLRCHFTLASVDVGDLEIEWTVNRSDGQEEEEHLICYTENVLHHFTGFEGRVHFSSPDPQDGDASLTIKRVKITDKGTYQCTVKKFREVQSSQIKLMVMEEVPVPVYGSDGGTESDVDLKLRNRSSLVTTFPANYSLLPSTETSASSHDDLSSQDNAKTTTGTTTVITTGTITGTYPHTLQATTVVVMMSVFNQVFGMVHDTAETHTVHLNLTTESQNTSSLDGAVSIAVTVPITFIIIISAGIIFRCWKQKKQQKSDEENVSADEERFVPAQPEMTTMVDCIENTWNLWEKMGMELEDITITLMKIKEEDSTEEIPETNVDYEDGEVMGALLSKITSL comes from the exons ATGGCTTTGGTCTTGCTCATCGGTCTGGTGTCAGTACTTTTTACATCCACCTGTGGATTGAATTTAACCAGCCCCTCTTCTGAATACCAAGCAGCGCTAGGACATGACATCAGCCTCAGATGCCATTTCACCCTTGCTTCTGTGGATGTTGGCGACTTGGAGATTGAGTGGACGGTCAACCGTTCAGATggtcaagaggaagaggaacacCTCATCTGTTACACTGAGAACGTACTACACCACTTCACTGGTTTTGAAGGCCGAGTCCACTTTTCCTCTCCAGATCCCCAAGATGGAGATGCTTCACTAACCATTAAACGTGTTAAGATTACAGACAAAGGTACTTATCAATGTACAGTAAAAAAGTTTCGAGAAGTCCAAAGCAGTCAGATTAAGCTGATGGTAATGGAGGAGGTGCCTGTTCCAGTTTATGGTTCCGATGGTGGCACTGAGTCTGATGTGGACTTAAAGCTGAGGAACAGGTCTTCACTAGTCACCACCTTCCCTGCAAACTACAGTTTGTTGCCATCCACCGAAACTTCTGCAAGCTCTCATGATGACTTGTCTTCACAAGACAATGCAAAAACCACCACAGGAACCACCACTGTAATCACCACAGGAACTATCACAGGAACCTACCCTCACACACTCCAGGCAACTACTGTTGTGGTAATGATGTCAGTATTCAACCAAGTTTTTGGAATGGTCCATGACACTGCTGAAACCCACACGGTTCATTTGAACCTCACCACGGAATctcaaaacacttcatcacTGGATGGGGCAGTATCAATCGCAGTGACTGTTCCCATTACTTTCATTATCATAATTTCGGCAGGCATAATTTTCCgctgctggaaacaaaaaaaacagcagaagtctgatgaagaaaatgtctcaGCTGATGAAGAGAGGTTTGTCCCTGCACAGCCAGAAATGACCACG atGGTAGACTGTATAGAGAACACATGGAATTTGTGGGAGAAGATGGGCATGGAACTTGAAGACATAACCATAACCCTTATGAAAATTAAG GAGGAGGATTCTACAGAAGAGATACCTGAAACAAATGTGGATTATGAGG ATGGAGAAGTTATGGGAGCATTACTTTCAAAGATTACCAGCTTGTGA